GGGCTACTATTTTCATCTTCTATTTTCTCCTTATAATATCTTCTATTATCATTTTTGTTTTTCTGGTTAACTCATCTAATGTTCCATCATTATATAAAATAATATCCGCTTTTTTCATTTTTTCTTCTTGAGGCATTTGGTTCTTTATAATCATTTTAGCTAAGTCACTATCTATACCATCCCTTTTCATTAACCTATCAATTTGAATTTCTTCATCTATACAGACTAAAATGATCTTATCACATTCTTTATCTATATCTGTTTCAAATAGTAAAGGAACATCGAATATTATTATATCATCTTTATTATGATTTTCCTTTATTTTTTTAAATTCATCTTTTATTCTAGGGTGATATATACTATTTAAAATTTTTAATTTTTCTTTATTTTTAAAAACTATTTCTCTTAATT
This genomic stretch from Fusobacterium sp. IOR10 harbors:
- the coaE gene encoding dephospho-CoA kinase (Dephospho-CoA kinase (CoaE) performs the final step in coenzyme A biosynthesis.), which translates into the protein MIVGLTGGIASGKSTVSNILKELEIKIIDADIIAKKISEKAEIKKEILLKFGEEILNSQKEIERRKLREIVFKNKEKLKILNSIYHPRIKDEFKKIKENHNKDDIIIFDVPLLFETDIDKECDKIILVCIDEEIQIDRLMKRDGIDSDLAKMIIKNQMPQEEKMKKADIILYNDGTLDELTRKTKMIIEDIIRRK